Proteins co-encoded in one endosymbiont 'TC1' of Trimyema compressum genomic window:
- a CDS encoding XdhC family protein, with product MYKTVIEQLINENEPMVLITILKVKGSAPRHAGSKMLLSEKGVINGTVGGGRGEALAIEKAMSILKSKIFSCLEVEMLGEDIYDKDMICGGRSYMMFQYIDADKTVYKKACLDLEKGKPAYLVTDLKTGETEIVENENNEVFKASELAKKSFLNTDKTKFYDVVFPLDNLLILGGGYVGQAVYKVASFMDFNITVYDDREAFANQERFPKAGSVKAGNYEELLKKYPFNDATYVVITTRGHLCDVNCLRNTLNRPHAYLGCIGSRRKIETVKNGLLEEGFSKAKMASIYAPIGFDIGAETPEEIAIAILAQIIGVKHGKENRLL from the coding sequence ATGTATAAAACTGTAATAGAACAATTAATAAATGAAAATGAACCAATGGTATTGATTACCATATTAAAGGTTAAGGGTTCTGCGCCGAGACATGCTGGAAGTAAAATGCTATTGTCAGAAAAAGGCGTAATTAATGGTACTGTTGGTGGTGGACGTGGAGAAGCATTAGCTATTGAAAAAGCAATGTCTATTCTTAAATCAAAAATATTTAGTTGTTTAGAAGTTGAAATGCTTGGAGAAGATATTTATGATAAAGACATGATTTGTGGTGGCAGAAGTTATATGATGTTTCAATACATTGATGCTGACAAGACTGTTTATAAAAAAGCTTGTCTTGATTTAGAAAAGGGGAAACCGGCTTATTTAGTAACAGATTTAAAAACAGGTGAAACAGAAATAGTTGAAAATGAAAATAATGAAGTTTTTAAGGCTAGCGAATTAGCAAAAAAAAGTTTTCTAAATACAGACAAAACTAAATTTTATGATGTGGTTTTTCCTCTGGATAATTTATTGATTTTAGGGGGAGGCTATGTTGGACAGGCTGTTTATAAAGTGGCATCTTTTATGGACTTTAATATTACAGTTTATGATGATAGAGAAGCTTTTGCAAATCAAGAACGTTTTCCGAAAGCTGGAAGTGTTAAAGCAGGTAATTATGAGGAGCTACTGAAGAAGTATCCATTTAATGATGCTACTTATGTTGTCATTACAACTAGAGGCCATCTTTGTGATGTCAATTGTTTACGAAATACATTAAACAGGCCCCATGCTTATTTAGGGTGTATTGGAAGTCGACGAAAAATAGAAACAGTAAAAAATGGCCTTTTAGAAGAAGGTTTTTCAAAAGCAAAAATGGCAAGTATTTATGCGCCAATTGGTTTTGATATTGGGGCTGAAACACCTGAGGAAATTGCAATTGCAATTTTAGCACAGATAATAGGAGTTAAACATGGGAAAGAGAACAGATTATTATAG
- a CDS encoding VanZ family protein: protein MNIKKILTQLLIILSSCVLGMATHFLFMKNILTGPFSYLFKNPDIVLWLALGVEIVIFYIIISSLLGTRIPRPIYLLSVAIYSGFLGMLLFNRSGIYDNRIDLKIDNIVPHSPYEVFTFIINIFMFVPIGYFFRRKSFVFFVIAAILIALGIESIQLVFKIGVFDINDMILNLSGMLLGYIVGRRRK from the coding sequence ATGAATATAAAAAAAATACTAACCCAACTGCTGATTATTCTAAGTAGTTGTGTACTGGGTATGGCAACCCACTTTCTATTTATGAAAAATATTTTAACGGGGCCTTTCAGCTACTTATTTAAAAATCCTGATATTGTACTCTGGCTAGCTTTAGGTGTAGAAATCGTTATTTTCTATATTATAATAAGCAGTCTTTTAGGAACTAGAATTCCAAGACCAATCTATTTGCTTTCTGTAGCTATCTATAGTGGTTTTCTAGGTATGTTGCTTTTCAATCGTTCCGGTATTTATGATAATAGAATTGACTTAAAAATAGATAATATAGTTCCCCATAGCCCTTACGAAGTTTTTACATTTATAATTAATATTTTTATGTTTGTTCCTATTGGCTATTTTTTCAGAAGAAAATCCTTTGTTTTCTTTGTTATTGCAGCCATTCTCATTGCCTTAGGAATTGAATCTATTCAACTTGTTTTTAAAATAGGTGTTTTTGATATTAATGACATGATTTTAAATCTTTCAGGAATGCTCTTAGGTTATATTGTTGGTAGACGGAGAAAATAA
- a CDS encoding nicotinamide-nucleotide amidohydrolase family protein — MPYLVKEFNLTETILSKTIKIMGIGESDAENLLKDLIKSNNPTLAPTVKEGEIHFRITAKGDNMIALENLINTMKKKIEAVLGDYIFGENSDTLESVLGNLLLVEKKSISVAESCTGGYLSHILTNVPGSSAYFNRGYVTYSNDAKMDLLGVSKETLETYGAVSEEAASEMVAGVYKHTKSDICMATTGIAGPDGGSIEKPVGLVYIGFSFDGSIIIIKKQFSGSRESIKKRTVRYILFYLLNQIKRGKIE, encoded by the coding sequence TTGCCATATTTAGTTAAGGAATTTAATTTAACTGAAACGATTCTCTCAAAGACAATCAAAATTATGGGTATTGGGGAATCCGATGCAGAGAATTTATTAAAGGATCTTATAAAAAGTAATAATCCTACTTTGGCTCCTACTGTAAAAGAGGGAGAAATTCATTTTAGAATTACGGCTAAAGGTGATAATATGATTGCCTTGGAAAATTTAATTAATACAATGAAAAAAAAGATAGAGGCTGTTTTAGGTGACTATATATTCGGTGAGAATTCAGATACTCTTGAAAGTGTTTTAGGCAATCTTTTATTGGTTGAAAAGAAATCTATTTCTGTTGCTGAATCTTGCACGGGAGGGTACTTAAGCCATATATTAACTAATGTACCAGGTAGTTCAGCTTATTTTAATAGAGGCTATGTTACATATTCCAATGATGCTAAAATGGATTTATTAGGTGTTTCTAAAGAGACTTTAGAAACCTATGGTGCTGTTAGTGAAGAGGCTGCTAGTGAAATGGTAGCGGGTGTTTATAAACATACTAAATCAGATATCTGTATGGCAACAACTGGAATAGCAGGCCCAGATGGTGGCAGTATTGAGAAGCCTGTTGGTTTAGTCTATATTGGTTTTTCTTTTGATGGCAGTATTATTATTATTAAAAAACAATTTTCAGGGAGTCGTGAAAGTATTAAAAAGAGAACCGTTAGATATATTTTATTTTATTTATTAAATCAAATAAAAAGGGGAAAAATAGAATGA
- a CDS encoding glycosyltransferase family 4 protein codes for MTFKMIITLVAIGITLILSFALVPLVKKIAFKVDALDYPNNRKVHTMPTPRLGGIGIVVSFYVGIFIVFGFIQTAVSIIFPSIFVVLAGVLDDIFTISPKLKLFLQFMGALVFVSFGGNHIISFFMVEGQPLPLNELSLVITVLWLIGASNAVNLIDGLDGLAGGVSLISSLSLGLLCILIGNNTYGIVTFILAASILGFLKYNFYPASIFMGDTGALFLGFILGELAILGALKGATFISFMLPILILGIPILDTVWSILRRALSGKPIMNADKNHLHHRLLNRGFSHRQTVLFIYCISAILGVTAVLVSGISTINMVIVVVAVVLIILLLFAQMGLFSKTEREKEKGCMEDEKEE; via the coding sequence ATGACTTTTAAGATGATAATTACACTTGTGGCAATAGGCATAACACTTATTTTAAGTTTTGCCCTTGTGCCACTTGTTAAGAAGATAGCATTTAAAGTTGATGCCTTAGATTATCCAAATAATAGGAAAGTACATACAATGCCAACACCTCGATTAGGAGGGATTGGCATTGTTGTTTCCTTTTATGTTGGAATATTTATTGTATTCGGCTTTATTCAAACAGCTGTTTCAATTATTTTCCCATCAATTTTTGTAGTACTTGCAGGTGTCTTAGATGATATTTTTACTATTAGCCCAAAACTAAAACTTTTTTTACAGTTTATGGGTGCCCTAGTATTTGTAAGTTTTGGAGGCAATCATATAATTAGTTTTTTTATGGTTGAAGGACAGCCATTACCTTTAAATGAATTATCTTTGGTTATTACAGTGCTATGGTTAATTGGCGCCTCAAATGCTGTTAATTTAATTGATGGCTTAGATGGTTTAGCTGGTGGGGTATCTCTTATTTCCAGTTTATCTTTAGGGCTTTTATGTATTTTAATTGGCAATAATACTTATGGTATTGTAACCTTTATTTTAGCTGCCAGTATACTGGGTTTTCTTAAGTATAATTTTTATCCAGCTAGTATTTTTATGGGAGATACAGGTGCCTTATTCTTAGGTTTTATTTTAGGAGAGTTGGCTATATTAGGCGCTCTTAAAGGAGCGACTTTCATTAGTTTTATGTTACCTATTCTAATTTTAGGTATTCCTATTTTAGATACAGTGTGGTCCATTCTTAGAAGAGCACTGTCAGGAAAACCTATTATGAATGCAGATAAAAATCACCTTCATCATCGGCTTCTCAATAGGGGGTTCAGCCATCGGCAAACGGTACTATTTATTTATTGTATCAGTGCTATTCTAGGGGTAACAGCTGTTTTAGTTAGTGGTATTAGTACTATTAACATGGTTATTGTAGTCGTTGCTGTTGTTTTAATTATTCTGCTTTTATTTGCACAAATGGGTTTGTTTAGTAAAACAGAGCGTGAAAAGGAAAAGGGGTGTATGGAAGATGAGAAGGAAGAATAA
- a CDS encoding energy-coupled thiamine transporter ThiT — MERKKLSILVEGGVLLGIAEALNYFVLLTMPYGGAITLAPLSIIIFAMRRGVKQGVFLGILYGILHFVLTTKFSFHPLSIVLDYIVPGAALGLVALGKHNLGFLLATLVRFVSNFLSGVLVFASYAGDSNPIIYSLIYNFTYVIPEMLIIFVLVILLKKFMPIFSRQ, encoded by the coding sequence ATGGAACGGAAAAAATTATCAATACTGGTTGAGGGCGGGGTTTTACTGGGAATAGCTGAAGCCTTAAATTACTTTGTTTTATTAACTATGCCTTATGGAGGGGCTATTACTTTAGCGCCTTTATCTATTATTATATTCGCTATGAGACGAGGGGTTAAGCAAGGTGTTTTTTTAGGTATTCTCTATGGAATCTTACATTTTGTTTTAACCACTAAGTTTAGTTTTCATCCACTTTCAATAGTATTGGATTACATTGTGCCAGGTGCGGCATTAGGCCTAGTGGCTCTAGGTAAGCATAATCTTGGTTTTTTATTAGCGACTCTAGTTCGCTTTGTTAGTAATTTTTTATCAGGTGTTCTTGTGTTTGCCAGTTATGCAGGTGACAGTAATCCAATTATCTATTCCTTGATTTATAATTTCACGTATGTGATTCCAGAAATGCTTATTATATTTGTTCTTGTAATTCTGCTTAAAAAGTTTATGCCTATATTCTCCAGACAGTGA
- a CDS encoding molybdopterin-binding protein produces MECQIICTGTELLLGETLNTNSQYLGRQFAKWGIDVYEVSTYGDNKVRLVEALKRTKSQLIFLNGGLGPTEDDVTREALSEFLGVPEIVHQRTLDKMKNFVEKGIKPAFQEIKK; encoded by the coding sequence ATGGAATGTCAGATTATTTGTACAGGAACTGAATTGCTTTTAGGTGAGACTTTAAATACTAACAGCCAATATTTAGGACGTCAATTTGCTAAATGGGGAATTGATGTATATGAAGTGAGCACTTATGGCGATAATAAAGTTCGTTTAGTTGAGGCTCTAAAAAGAACTAAAAGCCAGCTGATTTTTTTAAATGGTGGCTTAGGTCCAACAGAGGATGACGTTACAAGAGAGGCTTTAAGTGAGTTTTTAGGTGTCCCAGAAATTGTGCACCAAAGAACTTTAGATAAAATGAAGAATTTTGTAGAAAAAGGAATAAAGCCTGCCTTTCAGGAAATAAAAAAGTAG
- the yqeB gene encoding selenium-dependent molybdenum cofactor biosynthesis protein YqeB encodes MIKVLIKGAGDLATGVAIALNNSGFKVLMTDIEQPTVIRRSVSFATAIYNKTVSVEGVEAQLVDSNNYEQIISNGKVGVIIDPEATIIKSYKPDVVVDAILAKKNIGTTINDAPIVIALGPGFEAAKDCHLAIETKRGHYLGKLIYQGSTIANTGIPGEIGGRKEERVIKAPVDGRITWIRKLGDIVAEAEPVLKVDDTIVRAAFTGCLRGLLMEGLSVHKGMKIGDIDPRRDPNYCTTLSDKSRALGRAVLEGALKLGKDNGYFGVTKNV; translated from the coding sequence ATGATTAAAGTATTAATAAAAGGTGCAGGTGATTTAGCTACAGGCGTTGCTATTGCACTTAATAATAGTGGTTTTAAGGTTTTGATGACTGATATTGAACAACCTACTGTAATTAGGAGAAGTGTTTCTTTTGCAACCGCTATTTATAATAAGACTGTATCAGTTGAAGGTGTTGAGGCTCAATTAGTAGATTCTAATAATTATGAGCAGATTATTTCTAATGGTAAAGTCGGTGTTATAATTGACCCTGAGGCAACTATAATAAAATCTTACAAGCCTGATGTAGTTGTAGATGCAATTTTAGCAAAAAAAAATATAGGAACCACAATCAATGACGCTCCAATTGTAATTGCTTTAGGACCGGGATTTGAGGCAGCTAAGGATTGTCATTTGGCTATCGAAACGAAAAGAGGTCATTATCTAGGCAAACTCATTTACCAGGGTTCAACCATTGCTAATACAGGCATTCCAGGTGAAATTGGAGGTCGAAAAGAAGAACGGGTCATTAAGGCACCGGTTGATGGAAGGATTACTTGGATTCGTAAGCTTGGGGATATTGTAGCAGAAGCCGAACCTGTATTAAAAGTAGATGATACTATTGTTAGAGCTGCTTTTACAGGCTGTTTACGAGGTTTGTTAATGGAAGGGTTGTCTGTTCATAAAGGCATGAAAATTGGTGATATTGATCCTCGAAGGGATCCAAATTACTGTACAACATTATCAGATAAATCTAGGGCATTAGGAAGAGCAGTCTTAGAAGGGGCTCTTAAACTGGGCAAAGATAATGGCTATTTCGGAGTGACAAAAAATGTATAA
- a CDS encoding GtrA family protein translates to MLDKLKSNKMKRLLLYVVFGVLTTAVNIFLFWLLADVLHVQYLISNLLAIVVSILFAYITNKWYVFKSKTETRKELIREFITFIGARTGTLIFDMVGMFVLVSFLNLDSLVSKIFVNIVVVILNYVFSRLLVFKGAE, encoded by the coding sequence GTGCTTGATAAATTAAAAAGTAATAAAATGAAAAGACTTTTATTATATGTGGTTTTTGGTGTCTTAACTACAGCTGTTAATATTTTCTTGTTTTGGTTATTGGCAGATGTGCTTCATGTTCAATATCTTATTAGTAACTTACTTGCTATTGTCGTTTCCATACTGTTTGCTTATATAACTAATAAATGGTATGTTTTTAAATCAAAGACAGAAACTAGAAAAGAATTGATTCGGGAATTTATAACTTTTATTGGCGCTCGAACAGGCACCTTAATATTTGATATGGTAGGCATGTTTGTTTTAGTAAGTTTTCTTAATTTAGATTCATTGGTCAGTAAGATTTTTGTGAATATAGTTGTAGTTATTTTAAATTATGTTTTTAGTAGATTATTGGTCTTTAAAGGGGCTGAATAA
- a CDS encoding amidohydrolase family protein, giving the protein MIVKGDILYSKNKDQIEVVEKGYLIIEDGIVQGVYNKLAPKHEGGKIVDYEGKLIIPSFVDLHLHAPQYANCGLGTDVELLVWLEKYTYPEEEKFKDEVYRKAIYKELIRNLWKGGSLRSVIFGSLYREATEDLMDMLIESGLSAYVGKVNMDRNCPDSYRETTLESLEDTEAFIIKYEGKSDLVKPIITPRFVPHCTAESMAGQGQLAEKYGVPVQSHINESLSEIEWVKELHPESKAYSHVYDEYGLFGSPTKTIMAHVIFNEEAELELMDDRQIYPVHCPESNANIMSGIMDAKRLLERGLPVSLGSDISGGHHLYMPFQIVLAIQLSKMRARMEDDLSKVLTFSEAFYMATKSGGSFFGKVGSFEPGYEGDFLVVDTDKILTKGEVRNPLERLQKFIYIGNQKAIKERYLRGVRLEKPFK; this is encoded by the coding sequence ATGATTGTAAAAGGCGACATATTGTATTCAAAAAACAAAGATCAAATTGAAGTAGTAGAAAAAGGTTATCTCATAATTGAAGATGGGATAGTACAAGGTGTTTATAATAAGTTGGCACCAAAACATGAAGGGGGAAAAATAGTTGATTATGAGGGTAAGTTGATTATTCCATCTTTTGTTGATTTGCATTTACATGCACCTCAGTATGCCAATTGTGGATTGGGAACAGATGTGGAGTTATTAGTATGGTTAGAGAAGTATACTTATCCGGAAGAAGAAAAATTCAAAGATGAAGTTTACAGAAAAGCTATTTATAAGGAGCTTATCAGAAATCTTTGGAAAGGTGGTTCTCTGCGTTCTGTTATTTTTGGCAGTCTCTATAGAGAGGCTACTGAAGATTTAATGGATATGTTAATAGAATCTGGCTTAAGTGCTTATGTTGGCAAAGTAAATATGGATAGAAACTGTCCTGATAGTTATAGAGAGACTACTTTAGAATCTCTTGAAGATACAGAGGCATTTATTATTAAATATGAGGGGAAATCAGATTTAGTAAAACCAATTATTACGCCGCGATTTGTGCCTCATTGTACAGCGGAGTCTATGGCTGGACAGGGTCAGTTAGCTGAAAAGTATGGGGTACCTGTACAAAGTCATATTAATGAAAGTTTAAGTGAAATTGAGTGGGTAAAGGAACTTCACCCAGAGTCAAAAGCCTATAGTCATGTTTATGATGAGTATGGCTTATTTGGTTCACCTACAAAAACCATTATGGCCCATGTGATTTTTAATGAAGAGGCTGAACTAGAGCTTATGGACGACAGACAGATTTATCCAGTTCATTGTCCTGAATCGAATGCGAATATAATGAGTGGTATTATGGATGCAAAACGTTTATTAGAAAGAGGGTTGCCTGTATCTTTAGGTTCAGACATTAGTGGAGGTCACCATCTTTACATGCCATTTCAAATTGTTTTAGCTATTCAGCTTTCAAAAATGAGAGCTAGAATGGAAGATGATTTATCAAAAGTTTTAACATTTTCTGAAGCTTTTTATATGGCAACAAAAAGCGGCGGTTCTTTTTTTGGTAAAGTCGGTAGTTTTGAACCAGGCTATGAAGGAGACTTTCTGGTAGTAGACACTGATAAAATATTGACTAAAGGAGAAGTAAGGAATCCACTTGAACGGTTGCAGAAATTTATTTACATTGGCAATCAAAAAGCCATAAAAGAACGTTATCTAAGAGGAGTTCGTTTAGAAAAACCTTTCAAATAA
- the mnmA gene encoding tRNA 2-thiouridine(34) synthase MnmA — translation MKKKVLCAMSGGVDSSVATALLLEAGYEVAGVTCQIWLDDLCSVTSGKSCCSNDAIEDARQTAHQLGIKHYVFNYRELFEDKVIKPFCNSYLEGKTPNPCMDCNRYIRSQDLLSKALGMGFDYMATGHYVRRLYNEETQEYVLKTGFDQKKDQSYFLYQMNQEQLSHMLFPLGDFEKSYIREIARKHNFEVAEKKDSQDICFVLEGTYGDFIETYTGKEKPPASIYYKDGVFLGRGKPIYNYTIGQRKGLGIAFGNPVYVIGIDSLNNRVTLGEKEDFINKGLLCDDVFFISERPLEEEREVLVKVRYKSPPKKGIYWTAGSGFKIKFTEPVEGVTIGQSAVLYDLDKETVLGGGRITKPL, via the coding sequence ATGAAAAAGAAAGTATTATGTGCTATGAGCGGTGGTGTTGACAGCAGTGTGGCGACAGCCTTATTATTAGAAGCGGGGTATGAAGTAGCAGGCGTAACCTGTCAAATTTGGCTAGATGATTTATGTTCGGTAACATCTGGAAAATCCTGTTGTAGTAATGATGCAATTGAAGATGCAAGACAAACAGCCCATCAACTAGGAATAAAGCATTATGTATTTAATTACCGAGAGCTATTTGAAGATAAAGTTATTAAGCCTTTTTGCAATAGCTATTTAGAAGGTAAAACACCTAACCCCTGTATGGATTGCAATCGCTATATTCGTTCACAAGATTTACTTTCAAAGGCTCTTGGAATGGGGTTTGATTATATGGCTACTGGTCATTATGTTCGTCGTTTATATAATGAAGAAACTCAGGAGTATGTTTTAAAGACAGGGTTTGATCAGAAAAAAGACCAAAGCTATTTTTTGTACCAAATGAATCAAGAGCAATTATCTCACATGCTTTTTCCTCTAGGGGATTTTGAAAAAAGCTATATTCGAGAAATTGCTAGAAAACATAATTTTGAAGTTGCAGAAAAAAAAGATAGCCAGGATATTTGCTTTGTTCTCGAAGGTACATACGGTGATTTTATTGAAACTTACACAGGAAAGGAAAAACCGCCTGCCTCTATTTACTATAAGGATGGCGTTTTTTTAGGTAGGGGTAAACCTATTTATAACTATACTATTGGACAGCGAAAAGGCTTAGGGATTGCTTTCGGTAATCCGGTTTATGTTATAGGAATAGATAGTTTAAATAACAGAGTTACTTTAGGTGAAAAAGAGGATTTTATTAATAAGGGCTTACTATGTGATGATGTTTTCTTTATTTCTGAAAGACCTTTAGAGGAAGAACGGGAAGTATTAGTTAAAGTTCGCTACAAAAGTCCACCAAAAAAAGGTATTTACTGGACTGCAGGCAGTGGGTTTAAAATAAAATTTACTGAACCAGTAGAAGGGGTTACTATTGGACAGTCAGCAGTATTGTATGATTTAGATAAAGAAACAGTCCTTGGTGGTGGACGAATAACTAAACCTCTATAA
- a CDS encoding sulfurtransferase produces MKRDLKEVQIIDTREKDEYDGAVKYGEKIGGHIPEAINIPFSTLFNDNGTLKSNSDIETILTEAGITKDKKVVSYCTAGIRSAYMTIVLEMLGYSDSLNYDDSFYSWAASSSSEVIK; encoded by the coding sequence TTGAAAAGAGACTTAAAAGAAGTTCAAATTATTGATACTAGAGAAAAAGACGAGTATGATGGTGCTGTTAAATATGGTGAAAAAATAGGTGGACATATACCTGAGGCTATTAATATTCCTTTTTCAACCTTATTTAATGATAATGGTACTTTGAAATCCAATAGTGATATTGAAACTATTTTGACGGAAGCAGGTATTACTAAAGATAAGAAAGTTGTCTCCTATTGTACTGCTGGTATTCGTTCAGCTTACATGACAATTGTTTTAGAAATGCTTGGGTATAGTGATTCTCTTAATTATGATGATTCATTTTATAGCTGGGCTGCAAGTAGTTCCTCAGAAGTTATTAAATAA
- the yqeC gene encoding selenium cofactor biosynthesis protein YqeC encodes MDFKSFVKDSFKGGHLYTFVGGGGKSSSIWAIGNCLREIGYKVRISTTTKVDLKEFSNYETCFIESESAMQKAILDVREGLLLVKGVWQEKGKYFGVENSFFDAATIPLDTVVLVEGDGAKRKPFKIPKSHEPVLPKNSATLFVVIGASIINEEITGQNCYNIDRVLELLGDREKIFSIDNTRYLIETGWLSREASIPTVFLFNQCDLEGKATAAREIVEALWLKHNVAGVAFSVQEKEVFFKTGSHIIAIILAAGKSSRMGTVKCLLDYKGKTFLERAIELYGNYCQDIVIPVGYHSQQIKDKIKGFGFEFFDSKIYEEGMGGTLREAILNLNYCDFFFVTLCDLPLVQKETLRKLLKVASENQKAVVPVYHGKKGHPVLFPRKMRADFAKLKGDLGAKKTLTANNTIFVNVEDEGVITDIDTPEAYYQLGGEND; translated from the coding sequence ATGGATTTTAAATCATTTGTTAAAGACTCATTTAAAGGCGGGCATCTGTATACTTTTGTCGGTGGCGGTGGTAAATCCTCTTCTATTTGGGCTATTGGCAATTGCTTAAGAGAAATAGGCTATAAAGTTAGGATTTCGACAACTACTAAAGTAGATTTAAAAGAGTTTTCTAATTATGAAACTTGTTTTATAGAGAGTGAATCAGCAATGCAAAAAGCAATTTTAGATGTAAGAGAAGGCCTTCTTTTAGTCAAAGGGGTTTGGCAGGAAAAGGGCAAGTATTTTGGAGTGGAAAATAGTTTTTTTGATGCTGCTACTATTCCCCTTGATACAGTTGTTTTAGTTGAAGGTGATGGTGCTAAGAGAAAACCATTTAAAATACCTAAAAGTCATGAACCTGTTTTGCCAAAAAATTCTGCTACTTTATTTGTTGTTATTGGTGCATCGATAATTAATGAGGAAATTACTGGACAAAACTGTTATAATATAGATAGAGTTTTGGAACTCTTAGGAGATAGAGAAAAAATATTTAGTATAGATAATACACGCTATTTAATAGAAACAGGGTGGTTGTCTCGAGAGGCTTCAATTCCAACTGTCTTTCTTTTTAATCAGTGTGACCTTGAAGGAAAAGCTACTGCCGCTAGAGAAATTGTTGAAGCTCTATGGCTAAAGCATAATGTGGCTGGAGTTGCTTTTTCAGTTCAAGAAAAAGAGGTATTTTTTAAAACGGGTAGTCACATAATTGCTATTATTTTAGCTGCTGGAAAAAGCAGTCGAATGGGTACCGTCAAATGCCTTTTGGATTATAAGGGAAAGACTTTTCTAGAAAGGGCTATAGAACTATATGGTAATTATTGTCAGGATATAGTGATTCCTGTTGGTTATCACAGCCAACAGATCAAGGATAAGATTAAAGGATTTGGCTTTGAGTTTTTTGACAGCAAAATCTATGAAGAGGGTATGGGTGGCACTTTGAGAGAAGCCATACTAAACTTAAATTATTGTGATTTCTTTTTTGTAACACTTTGTGATTTGCCTTTAGTGCAGAAAGAAACACTGAGAAAACTTTTAAAAGTTGCTTCTGAAAATCAAAAAGCTGTGGTTCCGGTTTATCATGGAAAAAAAGGACATCCAGTTTTATTTCCCAGAAAAATGAGAGCAGATTTTGCTAAACTCAAGGGAGACTTAGGAGCAAAAAAAACATTAACAGCTAATAATACTATATTTGTTAATGTTGAGGATGAAGGTGTTATTACTGACATTGATACGCCAGAAGCTTATTATCAGCTTGGAGGAGAAAATGATTAA
- a CDS encoding rhodanese-like domain-containing protein codes for MQEEKKATAGVIKNASVVSWQQFFNMAGTSSDSGFGVVLPADKLSKALSDAGLSKDKTIVLYSDGQKEWGEDGRIFWMLQGSGYTNIKILDGGYSYWKAQGGETTSEIKKSEAVDVKVDNLDKLKTIDTVTLEKRLKRSSNY; via the coding sequence ATGCAAGAGGAGAAAAAAGCAACAGCTGGTGTTATTAAGAATGCCAGTGTAGTTTCTTGGCAACAATTCTTTAATATGGCGGGGACTAGCAGTGATTCAGGCTTTGGTGTTGTATTACCAGCTGATAAACTAAGTAAGGCTTTATCTGATGCGGGGCTCAGTAAGGATAAGACTATTGTTTTATATTCAGATGGGCAGAAAGAATGGGGAGAAGATGGTCGTATTTTCTGGATGCTTCAAGGCTCTGGCTATACTAATATTAAGATTCTTGATGGTGGCTATAGTTACTGGAAAGCTCAAGGTGGAGAAACTACTTCAGAGATTAAAAAGTCAGAAGCTGTAGACGTTAAGGTTGATAATTTAGATAAACTGAAAACAATTGATACTGTTACACTTGAAAAGAGACTTAAAAGAAGTTCAAATTATTGA
- a CDS encoding ferritin, whose product MLSKHLNEELNNQIMYEFFSAHLYLAMAAKFESLDFAGASNYMKVQAEEEKSHAMKIFDFIAEKGGDIEILGFETPVVKGNDILEIFEETLEHEQWVTKRINLLMDIAQEERDYSVISFLNWFIDEQVEEESNADAIIKKLRLIGDNSNGLYQMDKELATRVFVDDTQE is encoded by the coding sequence ATGTTATCAAAACATTTAAATGAAGAATTAAATAATCAAATTATGTATGAGTTTTTTTCAGCCCATCTTTATTTAGCAATGGCTGCTAAATTTGAGAGCTTAGATTTTGCAGGTGCTTCAAACTATATGAAAGTACAAGCTGAAGAGGAAAAATCTCATGCTATGAAAATATTTGATTTTATTGCAGAAAAAGGTGGCGACATTGAAATCTTAGGATTTGAAACTCCTGTCGTTAAAGGCAATGATATTCTTGAAATTTTTGAAGAAACTTTAGAACATGAACAATGGGTTACCAAAAGAATTAATTTATTAATGGATATTGCTCAAGAGGAAAGAGATTACTCTGTAATTAGTTTTCTAAACTGGTTCATTGATGAGCAAGTTGAAGAAGAGAGCAATGCAGATGCTATTATTAAGAAATTAAGATTAATTGGCGACAATAGCAATGGCCTATATCAAATGGATAAAGAGTTAGCAACGAGAGTGTTTGTGGATGACACACAAGAATAA